Within the Medicago truncatula cultivar Jemalong A17 chromosome 4, MtrunA17r5.0-ANR, whole genome shotgun sequence genome, the region attctccaccttgacttcaaatcagtgatgatgccAATCATCAACCTTCTTGTTGCTCtttcccttgcttcccactactcCAAGTAGCTTCACAAGTTTACACCCTAAcctcttcagccatcggaatgtcttccgccttctcgaagatgCTTGTAGACCAACTACGCTAGGAATTTCAGGCAGTTCTACAAGACTATACCATAACCTCCTCAATACGAGACATCTCCTGCTTTGCTTGAAGATCTACTTGtacccaatcacccttggctttTAGAGTAATCCATAAGTATACACTTCAACCCCTTCAGccatcggaatgtcttccgccttctcgaaggtccttgcagtccaactacgctaggaattttaggtagtcccacaagcattcaccatcTTCAACGCAGAacatctcccgcttccttgaagatcaccttgcatccaatcacccttggccttCTTTTAGGGTAATCCCGCAAGCCGTGCTATACATTCTTCaacttcatgaagaaatcccttgctcaccatagagcatagcacccaaggtcCTTCATAGCCGTACCATTACCGGTGTGTTCAACTCTACCTCACACTGagcgtactctacctcaactagcaaatgcgtacatcccactatgtcttcaaccttgaaactccacctcaacaggtagatcatgagtattcttaccaccgcccctccaggctgatgttgagtgtttaacgtctctccagacgaccaccgctccactaggcatcaatctcaaggtgagacacatcaccttcttcatcctccaaacaacaccacaccatcagagcaTCCGCGTCCTCAAGACGCAACTTAATGTTCTCCTAATCCccaatgattttgttgaactccacAAGTAGCTCCATGATAGCCTCTGACTTTACCATCTCGAATGAGTaaagttgttgctttaggactttccgatgagccaaagactttgtcatatacaaagattCCAACTTTGCCAACATCGATGTAGCGGTTCGTTCCTTTGctacttctctcaaaactttatccccgaggcacaagacaatgacACTCCTGGcattgtccaccatctcggtcttctccgctcgtgacatggtgaccggtaacgaaccttcacccttcaaaactttctcacacttttgctgtattaacaccgcttccatctttaccttccataatCCGAAATCGTTATCTCCAGTAAAtttctcaatatcccactttgaacccatggtacttGATTATTCTTTGACCCTTGCCCCACGGtttgggcgccaattgttgcgaattcgatgaaaatcacaccaataacaacttgatgtgtggagcaagggataatcaagcaaccaaaacaaagtgtatggaacaattaaatacaagccaaaagtagaaaacaacggcgagaagaacacaaagaagagaagaacacaaaaatttgttgacccagttccgtcgaaattgacctagtctgggggagagagcagccctccgatccactatatgatgagtaacgttacaaaagagaaatcaatgggttacaagaataagtctcctgcctaattctacccaaagtcccagcctcttcccgtaaccaagagactcaatcctaatagtgtttcccaaggtgaatcaaccctcaaaacctagtgtttgttccaaagagacaaactctatacaaaccctagttttgttgttgcctttctaaactcttgtttcagccccctctatctctctcaaagtttgctctaatacaaggtctatatttatagtaaaagtatcgcttaaaatttggaacaaatctgcacccAAAATACGTTTCTGTTTTTCGCTGCCAGCTCACCATCATGCCACGATGCGATCCCATCGTGACatgatttttccagtgccttgcctcaaaactgaaacctccatcgtgccacgttgcccagcaatcgtgccacgattccgcagaaacctgattttaagttaactctcacacaAACATAAACCTCCAGCTtgagatgataaaaaaaaaacaataaactcAAGCCTGAGATAATCAACACATAATTGAAGCACCAAAACTCCCCTCTGCAAGACAATAGCAAAGACATCATACAGCCATACACTAAAGACATCATATAGCTGTCTAAAAACACCTCCCTGTATCACTACAAACAATAACTCTATCCAAAATCTGCTATCCATAATAATATTGGGTGCTGCTGACATCAAGCGGAAACCAAACTATgcaacaccaaaaaaaacaaagtggaAACTGAATACATGCACAACCTTAGCCAAAGGGGCACCAGAGCACGCCTAAGCCAGTCGGCAACAACACTAATTAGAAACCACTGCCTACAGACTAACCTGCTACCTCACCAGAGACCAAGCGAAAATAATGCTAATAATCCAAAGAATTCACACTAAACAAGACAGCCACAAAATTATATCAATTGCAAGATATATTTTCTTGACTTAAACCTGAATTTTAAACTCTGCAGCAACTCAACTTGTTAAAGCAAACCAAGATACATATTTGGATTCAAACACCATTGAGATATTATGTAAGCCAATACTATTCAAGTTTATGCTCAACCAACATCATCTGTTATTGAAAccattattttaaagaaaagcCCCACTACAGTGAAACTTGTGATATGATGCACAAAAGGCTATACAAGGTAATGGCCTGAGGTAAATATAAGATTGTGTTCTGTTTTCCATAACCAAACTTAACAGTGTTTTACTCAAACATAAGTTGCTAATAACATCCATATACATAAAAGATTGTGTTCTGATATGAATAAAATTGACACagaaataattgattaaaattaagtatcattaaataaatcagttttttttttatttgaaagaaaatcaatcaCAGTTTTTAAACATTCACACTTCACATATATTGTGTTTTCAAATAAATCTTGCAAAATCATCACCGAAGTGTGAATATTTAATGTCATCAATTGAACAAACATCCATTCATACAATTCCAGAGCCTGAATGCTCTTggcttaaaaatgaaaatggaagaaaaaaagataacaaTGGAAAAGACATGAATTAACGAGGACAAGCTCAACTTGaaccatcatcatcaactaCAGCTAAAGGACGGGCAAGACAACTTGGATACTTAAAGGGGAGAGTTGTCAAAGGATTGTCCCCAGAGCGTCCTTGAAGTGCTAAACCCAATGTGTATCCGAGGGCAAGACCCACAGGAACAGCAACCGCATTTCCAACTTGTATGTACCTGCATTAAAGATTGAAACATTGTGTGCTATGTTAAACATCTTTAGTCTTTGTACATTTAGCAACCTTTCTTAAACAATTGTTAGACCAATAAGAAATATCACACCTAAAAAGTTCTGACTAATCCCTTCGGAGTTATTGAGCAGTTGTTGTGCAATTTTGTAATAAATGTAGAAGTTAAAGTCATGTTGTGCAATTGTTATAAATATAGAAGGGAAGACTGAACATTCAGCATACACAGTTGGTAGAATATTCAATTAACTCAAGATAAGATACCAGTTCAAACACATACCTTTCTTTTATAGGGCCACAAAGTTTATAGCAATCAGGAAATCCCTGAAGCCTTGCATTCTCTCGAATGGTAAGTACTCTGTCTTGCTTTGGATGGATAAGAGCCTATACATAAAATAACTTAGAATGAGAAAATGCATAATgatgcatgaaaaagaaattaatcgAGAATAATACTGCCACTTACACAACAAGTCCAGACAATGAACATTTTTTATGAGGGAAGTTCAAGCAAGGAACATGGCCAGATgagtttaattgaaaaaatgctaACATGATAATCCTAAGGAACATTGCTTTAAAGAGGTTTTGCAATTTGAGGATAGCATAAGTGGCATTGGATTTACAAAATATAATGTACACAACTTAGAAAAATAACCTGGTTGTGAGGTTCCGCCCGGGTCACAACTGTGGACACAATTTCGTCCCACCAAAGTCGACCAAATGGCCTGTTGTGTTCAGCAGATAAATAAGAACTATGATATAGAtgaaataaacataaaatatgatGACATTAAATTCATATGCAAATATACATACTTAGAGGAAGTCCCCCGAACAAATTTCATAGCATAATTCGGGACCTACACAAAAAAAAAGCCTTTGTCAACAAAGAActaacttcaaaataaatgcATCGCTAAGGCAACAGAAGATTAGTACCAAAGGCTTCCCAGATTTCAGATACACTCTTTCAACAGAGGGGTCCCActccacttttttttctttcacaagcACACCCTTTAGGTCCCTGAAGTTTGCCCCCTAAAAAAGGCAAGAATGCACAATTAAAATTTACAGGGAGcaacaaagataaaataacaGAACATAATATCAATTCAAGATCAGGAACCTTCTTCTTCGGAATGAGGCAAACTCTCTCATAGTCATCGTTATTTAACAGATATGGCCTGTGATCATACAGCAGACCACTTGGTGCACTTTCAGAGTCAGCTGTGTAATTCACCATCTCTAGAGAATAGAAAACACAGATTCAATAATTTGTGTTAATAATGAAGGAAGCAAGACAATTTTTCTAAACATGTGAAATGTAACAGGCAGTAACCACATACAAAATTTTAGTTATAGAAAAAGAGCAAAGACAGATAGCAAGGACATTTTAGCTGATAAATATGAACACTTTGAAATATGAACCATTCgttcataaaaaaacaacagACATCTTTCATGCAAAGACAACAAATTACTAAAAAGGCAAACAACCAAGACTAATCTACttcaaaactcaaaaatcaATAGAAAACATACCACTTCTCTTTAATAAAATCAATAGAAAACATACCACTTCTCTTTAATCTAATATATCTCTGAAAATCAGTACGAGGAGTGGTCCCATAACTCTTTTCATCATCGCTGTCATCATTTTCAACCtgattgataaaagaaaaaaaaaggaaagaaatggaaataaattttttactaaTCAAACACACTATATTCACAATGTATTTGTGAGCAAAATTAACATACTGGAGGGAGGTCATCAATTGCGTCACCCAGGTACAACGCTGGGGCGAGCTGACATTTTTCATTAGTGGTATAAGCTACAGTAATCTCCTGCATTATGACAATAGACAGATCACATTGATTAAAACTTTGCAATTACAATGTTCTTTATCTAAGAAAAAGTTACAAACATCTCTATTTCTATCAGTTCTTACTTCAAACTCCTTGGGGATAACAGATCTCGATATAACCTCATGAGTTGGTAGCGGATATGAAGGTAAATTCTACAAACAGAAGAGTATATAAATACAAATCATTAACATTCAATATTAAACATTTAGAGACCAACTTAGATaacacatcaaaataaaaatttagtacTTCAAGCTATGGCCTTACTTGGGTAGGAAGAGCGCCCCAAAGAAAAAAACGCATCCGAAATTGAGGAAGGCCGTACGACCCCGCAGCCATCATTCCCATTCTAGCTTGATAATGCATGGCCACTAGACGTCCTACAGCATAACGCCCCAGATACCCACCAGCAAATTTCAATATGTCAACAACATTCTCCATCAATATATATTTAGGCTTcaaaaattcaataatatccATGTAGACGATTAGTTGCTTATTTTTTATGTCATCCATAGGAGCATTTTTGTCCCTGAAACGATTGAAACCACTAATCCCTTGGCAAGGGGGTCCACCACAAATGAAATCAGCTTGACCCTGGACAAGCACAAAGTAGTACAAACCAATTTAATGAGTAACACAGACAGTTGACAAACAATTAGAGGTCAAAGAAGGGGGTTGAGTGCAAGCCAATAATGAGTTGCGAGACTTACAGGAAGAGGCAATATCTTATCCTCATATCCTTTAGTAACAAATTCTTTCATAGCCTCTTTACAATCGCTGTTAAATAAAAATCGGTTAGAATCTTGCATTATTTAGCTATAAGCATTAGCATTAAGAAACAGACAGAGCTAAGTGAAGCGAAGTTAGAGGAACAATCAATGAGTATACCTCAAGCCCTCAATTGGCTCCCATGTATCATAACTGGTGTCATAACCCTTCCACTGCACCTGAAAGATTATAaatttagaatataaaaataatgacCACTATATAAAGATATAAGGTGAGCCATGCTTTTACATAAAAACTTGTGCAAGTAAACTAACTAACTATAAATCTTTTAAGCAAAAACTCAGATCAATAACTTAGTTATCAGCATGAAAAAATAAACCTAAATAAAACTAACTACAAAGATAAACCCAGATTGAAGCCGGTACTCACAAGATACttaattatgtaaaaaaaaaaaaattaatgttcaaGCTTGAATCAAAATCTTACTTTGAAGTAAAGTCCtgctttttcatcttcattggGATCACCATAGCAAACAGAGACTAGTCTTTCTACCTCAAATACCTCAGAGTCAGATGAACTATCCATTGcttcatcatcagcttcttcacCAGCCTCTTCACCAGCATTCAATTCAGAATCTATATTTTCTGTTCCATTCAGAACAAACTTCTCGCACAATTTAAACCACTCttttaaaagagataaaaagtCTTCTGTTGTCTCGTTCCTCACCTAAAGGAcaataagaataataataatgttagtaggaataatgataataataaagaaTAATGAAAAATGTTACAATGACAAGCATCAACTACAGGATAACACCAAAACATACTTGAGTTTCGGGATGATTCAGCTTAAGACTCTCACATGCATATTCATTTGTATCCACAGCCCACCTCTTCAAAgtcaaaaacaacattataaaatCAGTAAAAAAATCCTTACAAGCAATGTTACAATGAACCAAAGAAACATTATGCAAAATAGCCTAAATACCGTCACAAGCTTAATGTCAGCAATAGAAGCTCCAAAACAAAGGCCAGTGGACATAGCTCCACACCCAGAATACAAATCTAATAAAGTCCACTCTCTATCAGATTCTTTAATTTTAGACAATCCTTCTTCAGCCACATTATTATCAGTTGCACATGCATTGGACCCAGATTCACTTGATATTGTTGAAGTCTCACTTTCTATTTTGTCAGTCTCGCTTTCTATTTTTGAAGGTTCTGAATCAATCAAGGAAAACcacaataaacataaaaaaattcagtaAAGTTACATAGAAGAAACTTAAAGAAATcatcataattaaattatgaaATCATACCATTGTCAATGCTTGAAAAAGTTAGATATGGCAAAGTGTATTTCATATCATAATATAGATCACAAGGAGGAACATTCTTCTCTTTAGCATCCTGTAGTATATatcaaattaaacatttatcaaaACTCTAAAAAACATAAtgcaaaattataaattacacaACAAAAGAACACAAAGCACTTACATCAGGAGAAATTTGTACAATGTTAACTTTCTTAACTAAACAATCAAGAGGGTTTTCATCTTTCACATCAGATTTGAAAAtccttttttcatcaatgaGATCCCCATGGTTCTTGATAACCTGCACACACAttcaaatcacaaaaatcaacaataacccTAAACATATAAACAAAACCAAAGCACGaatcaaataaaattcaatCTTTACCGTATCTTCAGCTCTGTAAAACCACTGAGCagtaaaataatattcattttcatgTGTTACAAACAATTCCACAATTGCAGCAATATAGTTTTCTTTACCCTCTTCTCCCTAGACAACATTCATAAATCAAGTCAGTAAAATCAAactcagacaaaaaaaaaacttacatcaaatcaataaaccctaaaaacacAATATTCAGCATGGAATCAAATAAGTGAAACCTAAAACACAGATtttaaacaaggaataaaattaataacaaccATATTTTCAAATCAGATAAATGAACCCTAAGACAAGATATTCTCAACATGGAACAAAATCAATAATACAATATTTTCAGCatgaaatcaaataaatgaatccAAAAACACAAACTTTTCAACATGAAATGGTATCAAATAAATGAACACTAAaacacaaatttttaaaatgaaatcatACACAATGAaaacataattttcaaactGAAATCAAACTAATAAACCTTGGAACACAATATTCAACatgaaatcaattaaaataaaaacataattatcaacatcaaatcaaagATACAAACCCCTAAAACACAATTTTCAAcgtaaaatcaaataaaataaactttaaaacacaattttatCAACAATAAATGTGATAAAAATAGGAACCTTAACATAAGCATTATCATTCAGCTTATATATAACCCCATCAACATTCACTTCACGGTAATGAAACTTCG harbors:
- the LOC25491491 gene encoding DNA (cytosine-5)-methyltransferase CMT3, with amino-acid sequence MPRKRVRQPSEQQQNDAVNRSTQRKKPKKSPVVEEELVSLIPSRRRKAAQRSSVVNADDSFFIGDPFLADEAKTRWPHRYAKNDGSSDDDTVKAKFHYREVNVDGVIYKLNDNAYVKGEEGKENYIAAIVELFVTHENEYYFTAQWFYRAEDTVIKNHGDLIDEKRIFKSDVKDENPLDCLVKKVNIVQISPDDAKEKNVPPCDLYYDMKYTLPYLTFSSIDNEPSKIESETDKIESETSTISSESGSNACATDNNVAEEGLSKIKESDREWTLLDLYSGCGAMSTGLCFGASIADIKLVTRWAVDTNEYACESLKLNHPETQVRNETTEDFLSLLKEWFKLCEKFVLNGTENIDSELNAGEEAGEEADDEAMDSSSDSEVFEVERLVSVCYGDPNEDEKAGLYFKVQWKGYDTSYDTWEPIEGLSDCKEAMKEFVTKGYEDKILPLPGQADFICGGPPCQGISGFNRFRDKNAPMDDIKNKQLIVYMDIIEFLKPKYILMENVVDILKFAGGYLGRYAVGRLVAMHYQARMGMMAAGSYGLPQFRMRFFLWGALPTQNLPSYPLPTHEVISRSVIPKEFEEITVAYTTNEKCQLAPALYLGDAIDDLPPVENDDSDDEKSYGTTPRTDFQRYIRLKRSEMVNYTADSESAPSGLLYDHRPYLLNNDDYERVCLIPKKKGANFRDLKGVLVKEKKVEWDPSVERVYLKSGKPLVPNYAMKFVRGTSSKPFGRLWWDEIVSTVVTRAEPHNQALIHPKQDRVLTIRENARLQGFPDCYKLCGPIKERYIQVGNAVAVPVGLALGYTLGLALQGRSGDNPLTTLPFKYPSCLARPLAVVDDDGSS